From the Leifsonia sp. AG29 genome, one window contains:
- the secG gene encoding preprotein translocase subunit SecG, whose protein sequence is MLILQVVLQVLLGITSLLLTLLILLHKGRGGGLSDMFGGGVTSNLGASGVAERNLNRITVILGLIWITCIVVLGLITKFSA, encoded by the coding sequence GTGCTCATTCTCCAGGTCGTCCTCCAGGTGCTGCTGGGCATCACCAGCCTCCTGCTGACCCTGCTCATCCTGCTGCACAAGGGCCGCGGCGGCGGTCTGTCCGACATGTTCGGCGGCGGCGTGACGTCCAACCTGGGCGCATCGGGGGTCGCGGAACGGAACCTGAACCGCATCACGGTGATTCTCGGCCTGATCTGGATCACGTGCATCGTGGTCCTCGGCCTCATCACCAAATTCAGCGCATAG
- a CDS encoding superoxide dismutase has protein sequence MADYTLPDLPYDYSALEPNISGRIMELHHDKHHKTYVDGANTALAKLAEARDAGDLTYVNKLEKDLAFNLAGHVNHTVFWNNLSPDGGDKPAGELGAAIDEFFGSFDKFRAHFTASALGIQGSGWSILAWDSLGQKLIIEQLYDHQGNLAAATVPLLMLDMWEHAFYLDYVNVKADYVKAFWNITNWADVDARFVRAREKTSGLLLLS, from the coding sequence ATGGCCGACTACACGCTGCCTGACCTGCCCTACGACTACTCGGCGCTCGAGCCGAACATCAGCGGCCGGATCATGGAGCTGCATCACGACAAGCACCACAAGACCTACGTCGACGGTGCGAACACCGCCCTCGCGAAGCTCGCGGAGGCGCGCGATGCCGGCGACCTCACGTACGTCAACAAGCTGGAGAAGGACCTCGCCTTCAACCTGGCCGGGCACGTCAACCACACCGTGTTCTGGAACAACCTCTCCCCGGACGGCGGCGACAAGCCGGCCGGCGAGCTCGGCGCGGCGATCGACGAGTTCTTCGGCTCGTTCGACAAGTTCCGCGCGCACTTCACGGCCTCCGCGCTGGGGATCCAGGGATCCGGCTGGTCCATCCTCGCGTGGGACTCGCTGGGGCAGAAGCTCATCATCGAGCAGCTCTACGACCACCAGGGCAACCTCGCCGCGGCGACCGTCCCCCTCCTCATGCTCGACATGTGGGAGCACGCCTTCTACCTCGACTACGTCAATGTGAAGGCCGATTACGTCAAGGCGTTCTGGAACATCACGAACTGGGCGGACGTCGACGCCCGCTTCGTCCGCGCGCGTGAGAAGACCTCGGGTCTGCTGCTACTGTCGTAA
- the uvrC gene encoding excinuclease ABC subunit UvrC produces MAETVSYRPKAGEIPTQPGVYRFRDKNRRVLYVGKAKNLRSRLSNYFQPLRSLHERTRRMVTTAASVEWTVVASEYEALQLEYTWIKEFNPPFNVKFRDDKTYPYLAVTLGDRIPRVMITRNRNIKDARYFGPYTKVWAIRETVDLMLKAFPVRSCSDGVYRRAELTGRPCLLGDIGKCAAPCVGRISPGDHKALAIDFASFMAGNDSGYLRDLNEKMKQAASTMDYEAAARHRDAIQALEGALGKTAVVLPENVDADVFGIAHDELAAAVQQFIVRGGRIRGVRSWVVDKELDMELGELVETVVQNAYEGADAPPREILVPELPEDAAELEQWLTQRRREISDPSAPRGRLTGRVELKIAQRGDKAALAQTVAMNAKNALILYKTRRSSDFVARSKALNDIQDALGMDEAPLRMECFDVSHLSGTNIVASMVVFEDGLPRKDQYRRFSIPESTDDTESIYQVLSRRLAYLADDGATASADPGAAGDAVGGGDDPVIDVSAAAAEDSAERRRKKFSYPPNLLIVDGGQPQVAAAQRALEESGVQGIQLAGIAKRLEEIWLPDSDFPVILPRNSDALFLIQRLRDEAHRFAITYQRSRRKRDITTVLGEIPGLGPARVKELLKHFGSVAQLRKATPEQIAEVRGVGKTTAAAVYERLAGEGAQQAAADPADR; encoded by the coding sequence ATGGCCGAGACCGTCAGCTACCGGCCGAAGGCCGGCGAGATCCCCACGCAGCCCGGCGTCTACCGCTTCCGCGACAAGAACCGACGGGTGCTCTACGTCGGCAAGGCCAAGAACCTCCGCTCGCGGCTGAGCAACTACTTCCAGCCGCTCCGCAGCCTCCACGAGCGCACCCGCCGCATGGTCACCACGGCGGCCAGCGTGGAGTGGACGGTCGTCGCGAGCGAGTACGAGGCGCTCCAGCTCGAGTACACCTGGATCAAGGAGTTCAACCCTCCGTTCAACGTCAAGTTCCGGGACGACAAGACCTACCCGTACCTGGCGGTGACGCTGGGGGACCGCATCCCGCGGGTGATGATCACGCGCAATCGCAACATCAAGGACGCCCGCTACTTCGGGCCGTACACGAAGGTCTGGGCGATCCGCGAGACGGTCGACCTGATGCTGAAGGCCTTCCCGGTCCGCAGTTGCTCCGACGGCGTCTACCGCCGCGCCGAGCTGACGGGGAGGCCGTGCCTCCTGGGCGACATCGGCAAGTGCGCGGCCCCCTGCGTCGGCCGGATCTCCCCGGGCGATCACAAGGCTCTCGCGATCGACTTCGCGTCGTTCATGGCCGGCAACGACAGCGGCTACCTGCGCGACCTGAACGAGAAGATGAAGCAGGCCGCCAGCACGATGGACTACGAGGCCGCGGCCCGGCATCGCGACGCGATCCAGGCTCTGGAGGGTGCGCTCGGCAAGACGGCGGTCGTCCTCCCGGAGAACGTCGACGCCGACGTGTTCGGCATCGCCCACGACGAGCTGGCCGCCGCCGTGCAGCAGTTCATCGTGCGCGGCGGCCGGATCCGCGGTGTGCGGAGCTGGGTCGTCGACAAGGAACTCGACATGGAGCTGGGCGAGCTCGTCGAGACCGTGGTCCAGAACGCCTACGAGGGTGCCGACGCTCCGCCGCGCGAGATCCTCGTCCCCGAGCTCCCGGAGGACGCCGCCGAGCTCGAGCAGTGGCTCACGCAGCGCCGGCGAGAGATCTCCGATCCGTCGGCGCCGCGCGGGCGGCTGACCGGCCGCGTGGAGCTCAAGATCGCGCAGCGCGGCGACAAGGCCGCGCTGGCCCAGACCGTGGCGATGAACGCGAAGAACGCGCTCATCCTCTACAAGACCCGGCGCAGCAGCGACTTCGTGGCGCGATCGAAGGCCCTGAACGACATCCAGGACGCGCTCGGCATGGACGAGGCGCCACTGCGCATGGAGTGCTTCGACGTCTCGCACCTGAGCGGCACGAACATCGTCGCGTCGATGGTCGTCTTCGAGGACGGTCTCCCGCGCAAGGATCAGTACCGCCGGTTCAGTATCCCCGAGTCCACGGATGACACCGAGTCGATCTACCAGGTGCTGTCGCGCCGTCTCGCCTATCTCGCCGACGACGGCGCCACGGCATCCGCCGACCCCGGCGCCGCCGGCGATGCGGTCGGCGGGGGAGACGACCCGGTCATCGACGTCTCAGCCGCCGCCGCCGAGGATTCGGCCGAACGACGCCGGAAGAAGTTCTCGTATCCACCGAACCTCCTCATCGTCGACGGCGGCCAGCCGCAGGTCGCTGCCGCCCAGCGGGCGCTCGAGGAGTCCGGCGTGCAGGGGATCCAGCTGGCGGGGATCGCCAAGCGGCTCGAGGAGATCTGGCTGCCCGACTCCGACTTCCCCGTGATCCTCCCGCGGAACAGCGACGCCCTGTTCCTGATCCAGCGGCTGCGCGACGAGGCTCACCGGTTCGCCATCACCTACCAGCGGTCGCGGCGCAAGCGCGACATCACCACCGTCCTCGGCGAGATCCCGGGGCTGGGTCCGGCGCGCGTGAAGGAGCTGCTCAAGCACTTCGGCTCGGTCGCGCAGCTGCGCAAGGCCACGCCCGAGCAGATCGCCGAGGTCCGCGGCGTCGGGAAGACCACGGCCGCCGCCGTCTACGAGCGTCTAGCAGGGGAGGGGGCGCAGCAGGCCGCCGCAGACCCGGCCGATCGCTAG
- a CDS encoding RNA polymerase-binding protein RbpA codes for MASGGSAIRGSRVGAGPMGEQDRGFHADRIAVSYWDALGNETVRYFAANLPEEEIPDVIDSPSTGLPAGRDKENPPEVAKTEPYKTHLAYVKERRSEEEAEQLLEDALNQLRARRGKPTSN; via the coding sequence ATGGCTTCCGGAGGAAGTGCAATCCGTGGCTCGCGCGTCGGCGCGGGCCCGATGGGGGAGCAGGACCGCGGTTTCCACGCGGACCGCATCGCCGTCTCGTACTGGGACGCTCTCGGCAACGAGACCGTCCGGTACTTCGCAGCGAACCTCCCCGAGGAGGAGATCCCGGATGTGATCGACTCCCCGTCGACCGGCCTGCCCGCAGGCCGCGACAAGGAGAACCCTCCGGAGGTCGCCAAGACCGAGCCGTACAAGACGCACCTCGCCTACGTGAAGGAACGTCGCTCCGAGGAGGAGGCCGAGCAGCTGCTGGAGGACGCCCTCAACCAGCTCCGCGCCCGCCGGGGCAAGCCGACCAGCAACTAG
- a CDS encoding phosphoglycerate kinase, which translates to MTLRTLDSLGSLAGKRVVVRCDLNVPLEGSTITDDGRVRASIPTLNALIQQGARVVVVSHLGRPDGAPDAKYSLEPVAQRLSELLGKPVAFAHDTVGSGAEETVAGLGDGDVALLENLRFNPGETSKDEGERRAFAEKLAAFGDAFVSDGFGVVHRKQASVYELAQLLPSAAGTLIAAELEVLDRLTENPERPYAVVLGGSKVSDKLGVIGHLLPKVDSLLIGGGMLFTFLAAQGHKVGSSLLERDQLETVKGYLAKAEELGVEIVLPRDVVVASKFGADAEHVVRPVDAIEDTDWGEKGLGLDIGPETGELFAEYVRGARTVFWNGPMGVFELAPFAAGTKAVAQALTEVDGLSVVGGGDSAAAVRALGFADSDFGHISTGGGASLEFLEGKRLPGLEVLGWQQ; encoded by the coding sequence GTGACGCTCCGCACACTCGACTCACTCGGTTCGCTCGCAGGAAAGCGCGTCGTCGTCCGCTGTGATCTGAACGTGCCCCTCGAGGGCTCGACGATCACGGACGACGGGCGTGTGCGGGCGTCGATTCCCACGCTCAACGCCCTGATCCAGCAGGGCGCCCGCGTCGTGGTCGTCTCTCACCTCGGCCGCCCCGACGGCGCGCCGGACGCGAAATACAGCCTCGAACCGGTGGCCCAGCGGCTCTCGGAGCTGCTCGGCAAGCCGGTGGCCTTCGCGCACGACACCGTCGGTTCGGGCGCAGAGGAGACGGTCGCCGGTCTGGGCGACGGCGACGTCGCCCTTCTCGAGAACCTCCGGTTCAACCCCGGCGAGACCAGCAAGGACGAGGGCGAGCGCCGCGCGTTCGCCGAGAAGCTCGCCGCGTTCGGCGACGCGTTCGTCTCGGACGGCTTCGGGGTGGTCCACCGCAAGCAGGCGAGCGTCTACGAGCTGGCACAGCTCCTCCCGAGCGCCGCCGGCACCCTGATCGCGGCCGAGCTTGAGGTGCTCGACCGGCTCACCGAGAATCCCGAGCGCCCGTATGCGGTCGTGCTCGGCGGGTCCAAGGTGAGCGACAAGCTCGGCGTCATCGGTCACCTGCTGCCGAAGGTCGACTCGCTGCTCATCGGCGGAGGGATGCTGTTCACGTTCCTCGCGGCTCAGGGGCACAAGGTCGGCTCGAGCTTGCTCGAGCGCGACCAGCTCGAAACCGTCAAGGGCTACCTCGCCAAGGCCGAGGAGCTGGGGGTCGAGATCGTGCTTCCGCGCGATGTCGTCGTCGCCTCGAAGTTCGGCGCGGATGCGGAGCACGTGGTGCGACCCGTCGACGCGATCGAGGACACCGACTGGGGCGAGAAGGGCCTCGGGCTCGACATCGGCCCCGAGACGGGCGAGCTGTTCGCGGAGTACGTCCGCGGTGCCCGCACGGTCTTCTGGAACGGACCCATGGGCGTGTTCGAGCTGGCGCCGTTCGCCGCCGGCACGAAGGCTGTCGCGCAGGCGCTGACGGAGGTCGACGGCCTGAGCGTCGTCGGCGGGGGTGACTCCGCCGCAGCGGTGCGCGCCCTCGGCTTCGCCGACAGCGACTTCGGTCACATCTCAACGGGAGGCGGTGCGAGCCTCGAGTTCCTCGAGGGCAAGCGCCTCCCCGGTCTGGAGGTCCTCGGATGGCAGCAGTGA
- the whiA gene encoding DNA-binding protein WhiA, with amino-acid sequence MALTADVKDELTQVQVGKTTVRAAELATILRFSGGLHLIGGRIAVESELDTPELARRVRKDLAELYGVRSEVSVISASGIRRTSQYLVRVLEGGETLARQTGLLDARRRPIRGLPNRLTTGSREELAAVWRGAFLAHGSLTDPGRSAALEVTCPGNEAAMALVGAAGRIGVAAKAREVRGVHRVVIRDGEQISAMLVAMGAAKTVANWEELRQRREVRATANRLVNFDDANLRRSAQAAVAACARVERALEILGPEVPEHLRYAGELRLAHRDASLDELGHHADPPMTKDAVAGRIRRLLAMADKRAADLGVPGTEANLPSDLDEV; translated from the coding sequence TTGGCTCTCACCGCCGACGTCAAAGACGAGCTGACCCAGGTGCAGGTCGGGAAGACCACCGTCCGCGCCGCGGAGCTCGCGACCATCCTCCGCTTCTCGGGCGGGCTGCACCTCATCGGCGGCCGCATCGCCGTCGAGAGCGAGCTCGACACGCCCGAACTGGCGCGCCGCGTGCGCAAGGACCTGGCCGAGCTCTACGGCGTCCGCAGCGAGGTGTCGGTGATCTCCGCGTCCGGTATCCGGCGGACCAGCCAGTACCTCGTCCGCGTGCTGGAGGGAGGCGAGACGCTCGCCCGCCAGACCGGTCTCCTCGACGCCCGCCGCCGTCCGATCCGCGGACTGCCCAACCGGCTCACGACGGGTTCCCGGGAGGAGCTGGCAGCCGTCTGGCGCGGCGCCTTCCTCGCGCACGGCTCGCTCACCGACCCCGGCCGCTCGGCCGCGCTGGAGGTGACCTGTCCCGGCAACGAGGCCGCGATGGCCCTCGTCGGTGCTGCCGGCCGCATCGGCGTCGCCGCCAAGGCCCGGGAGGTACGAGGCGTCCATCGCGTGGTCATCCGCGACGGCGAGCAGATCAGCGCGATGCTCGTCGCGATGGGTGCCGCGAAGACCGTCGCCAACTGGGAGGAGCTGCGCCAGCGCCGCGAGGTCCGCGCGACGGCGAACCGGCTCGTCAACTTCGACGACGCGAACCTCCGACGGTCGGCCCAGGCCGCCGTCGCCGCGTGCGCCCGGGTCGAGCGCGCCCTCGAGATCCTCGGCCCGGAGGTCCCGGAGCATCTCCGGTACGCGGGCGAGCTGCGGCTCGCGCACCGCGATGCCAGCCTCGACGAGCTCGGCCACCACGCCGACCCGCCCATGACGAAGGACGCGGTGGCCGGCCGCATCCGGCGGCTCCTGGCGATGGCGGACAAGCGCGCCGCCGACCTGGGCGTGCCCGGCACGGAGGCGAACCTCCCGTCCGACCTGGACGAGGTGTAA
- the tpiA gene encoding triose-phosphate isomerase, with protein MAAVNPVQRRVPLIAGNWKMNLDHLQSIAFVQKLAWTLKDASHDFSAVEVAVFPPFTDLRSVQTLVAADKLPLAFGGQDVSEHESGAYTGEIAAAFLAALECRYVIIGHSERRTLHGETDEQVAGKVAAALAHGVAPIICVGETADDLEKHGASAVPVAQLRTALSRVDSAADIVVAYEPVWAIGSGQAATPEQAEQVAAALRGVVAEVLGEEVAAKTRILYGGSVKSGNIAGFMREPNVDGALVGGASLDVAEFAAIVRYQKHVGL; from the coding sequence ATGGCAGCAGTGAACCCGGTCCAGCGGCGGGTGCCGCTCATCGCCGGCAACTGGAAGATGAACCTGGACCACCTTCAGTCGATCGCCTTCGTGCAGAAGCTCGCGTGGACGCTGAAGGACGCGTCGCACGACTTCAGCGCGGTCGAGGTCGCGGTGTTCCCGCCGTTCACCGACCTGCGGAGCGTTCAGACGCTCGTGGCAGCCGACAAGCTGCCGCTCGCCTTCGGCGGCCAGGATGTGTCCGAGCACGAGTCGGGCGCGTACACCGGTGAGATCGCCGCGGCGTTCCTCGCGGCGCTCGAGTGCCGGTACGTCATCATCGGCCACTCGGAGCGGCGGACGTTGCACGGCGAGACCGATGAGCAGGTCGCCGGCAAGGTCGCGGCGGCGCTGGCGCACGGCGTGGCTCCGATCATCTGCGTGGGCGAGACCGCCGACGACCTCGAGAAGCACGGCGCGAGTGCGGTCCCGGTGGCCCAACTCCGGACCGCTCTGTCGCGTGTCGACTCCGCCGCTGACATCGTGGTCGCCTACGAACCGGTGTGGGCGATCGGGTCCGGCCAGGCTGCAACGCCGGAACAGGCCGAGCAGGTGGCGGCCGCGCTCCGCGGCGTGGTCGCCGAGGTGCTCGGCGAGGAGGTCGCGGCCAAGACGCGCATCCTCTACGGCGGTTCGGTCAAGTCGGGCAACATCGCCGGGTTCATGCGCGAGCCGAACGTGGACGGGGCCCTGGTCGGCGGCGCGAGCCTCGATGTGGCCGAGTTCGCGGCCATCGTCCGGTACCAGAAGCACGTCGGTCTCTGA
- the gap gene encoding type I glyceraldehyde-3-phosphate dehydrogenase: protein MSVKIGINGFGRIGRNYLRAALAKGSDLEIVAVNDLTDNKTLAHLLKYDSITGRLDATVELDGDNIVVNGKPIKVLAERDPANLGWGELGVDIVIESTGRFTKAVDAKKHIEAGAKKVIISAPATDEDATFVIGVNEHLYDPEKHNIISNASCTTNCLAPLAKVFNDEFGIERGLMTTVHAYTADQNLQDGPHSDLRRARAAAINIVPTSTGAAKAIGLVLPELKGKLDGFALRVPVPTGSITDLTVTASRPVTADEVKAAYKKAAEGPLKGILKYTEDEIVSSDIVSDPHSSIFDSGLLRVIGDQVKLSSWYDNEWGYSNRLVDLTEYVAERL, encoded by the coding sequence GTGTCCGTAAAGATCGGAATCAACGGGTTCGGTCGCATTGGTCGGAACTACCTGCGTGCGGCCCTCGCGAAGGGCAGCGACCTCGAGATCGTGGCCGTCAACGACCTGACCGACAACAAGACGCTCGCGCACCTGCTCAAGTACGACTCGATCACGGGCCGGCTGGACGCCACCGTGGAGCTCGACGGAGACAACATCGTCGTCAACGGCAAGCCGATCAAGGTCCTCGCGGAGCGCGACCCCGCCAATCTCGGCTGGGGCGAGCTGGGCGTCGACATCGTCATCGAGTCGACCGGGCGCTTCACCAAGGCCGTCGACGCGAAGAAGCACATCGAGGCCGGCGCGAAGAAGGTCATCATCTCGGCTCCCGCGACCGACGAGGACGCGACGTTCGTCATCGGCGTCAACGAGCACCTCTACGACCCGGAGAAGCACAACATCATCTCCAACGCGTCGTGCACGACGAACTGCCTCGCCCCGCTCGCGAAGGTCTTCAACGACGAGTTCGGCATCGAGCGCGGCCTCATGACGACGGTCCACGCCTACACCGCCGACCAGAACCTCCAGGACGGCCCGCACAGCGACCTCCGCCGCGCCCGCGCCGCCGCGATCAACATCGTCCCGACCTCGACCGGCGCCGCGAAGGCGATCGGCCTGGTGCTCCCGGAGCTCAAGGGCAAGCTCGACGGCTTCGCCCTCCGTGTGCCCGTCCCCACCGGCTCCATCACCGACCTCACGGTCACGGCGTCGCGCCCGGTGACCGCCGACGAGGTGAAGGCCGCGTACAAGAAGGCCGCCGAGGGCCCGCTCAAGGGCATCCTCAAGTACACCGAGGACGAGATCGTGTCCTCCGACATCGTCAGCGACCCGCACTCGTCGATCTTCGACTCCGGTCTGCTCCGCGTCATCGGCGACCAGGTGAAGCTCTCGAGCTGGTACGACAACGAGTGGGGCTACTCCAACCGTCTCGTCGACCTGACCGAGTACGTCGCCGAGCGTCTCTGA
- the rapZ gene encoding RNase adapter RapZ, with product MTDTEQQEVLIVTGMSGAGRSTVANALEDLDWYVVDNLPPQMLRPLIELANRADSGLPRIAAVVDVRGRNFFADLRDMIQSLREGTKVRVLFLEASDAVLVRRFEQVRRPHPLQGNGTILDGITAERARLREIREASDIIVDTSDLNIHQLATNITETFATENTAGVQITVLSFGFKYGLPPDADMVADARFLPNPFWDPELRPFTGLDEPVRDYVLGQNGAAEFIGAYVAALRPILEGYQRENKRHATIAIGCTGGKHRSVAIVEELASRLRGFPGVAVNTKHRDLGRE from the coding sequence ATGACGGACACCGAGCAGCAGGAGGTGCTGATCGTCACCGGCATGTCGGGCGCCGGACGCTCCACCGTGGCGAACGCCCTGGAGGACCTCGACTGGTACGTGGTCGACAATCTGCCGCCGCAGATGCTCCGCCCCCTGATCGAGCTCGCGAACCGGGCCGACTCCGGCCTGCCGCGGATCGCGGCCGTCGTCGACGTCCGCGGCCGGAACTTCTTCGCCGATCTCCGCGACATGATCCAGAGCCTCCGCGAGGGCACAAAGGTCCGGGTGCTGTTCCTCGAGGCGTCCGACGCGGTGCTCGTGCGACGCTTCGAGCAGGTGCGCCGCCCACACCCGCTGCAGGGCAACGGGACGATCCTCGACGGCATCACGGCCGAGCGCGCCCGGCTGCGCGAGATCCGGGAGGCGAGCGACATCATCGTCGACACCTCCGATCTCAACATCCACCAGCTGGCGACCAACATCACGGAGACGTTCGCCACCGAGAACACCGCCGGCGTGCAGATCACGGTGCTGAGCTTCGGGTTCAAGTACGGCCTCCCTCCGGACGCCGACATGGTGGCCGACGCCCGGTTCCTCCCGAATCCGTTCTGGGACCCGGAGCTGCGTCCTTTCACCGGGCTGGACGAGCCGGTGCGCGACTACGTCCTCGGCCAGAACGGCGCGGCGGAGTTCATCGGCGCCTACGTCGCCGCCCTGCGCCCGATCCTCGAGGGCTACCAGCGCGAGAACAAACGGCACGCCACGATCGCGATAGGCTGCACAGGCGGAAAGCACCGGTCCGTCGCGATCGTCGAAGAGCTCGCGTCCCGGTTGAGAGGCTTTCCCGGCGTCGCGGTGAACACGAAGCACCGCGACCTCGGCCGTGAATGA